CGTTGAAGCCCGGCTTCCCGCTCTCGAGCTGATCGACGCGCTGGAGACCGACCCGTACGCCATCACCGCGCCCTACGGCGAGGATGACGGCCTGACCCGGGCCGCCTCCTTCAGCGACTGGGGGACGATGGTGATCCTGTGCAATCCGATCACCAAGCGGATCACGCTGCTCGCCGTCGTCTGGACTGGCTGAGCAGCCGACGGGCGCCTCGGGAGCAGTTCCTGTCTCAGCCCGGCGCCCGCCGGGTGGCCAGTCCCTCGAACGGGTCGAACCCCAGCTCCTCGATCTTGCGCTGGCGGGTGGACTCCTTGGGCCGCCACTCTTCGCTGGCGGGGTAGATCAGGCCCAGGCCGGCCGCCGGGGGCGCGAGCTGGTAGTCGGCCTTGGGGCAGCCGCCCGCGTGCGGGCATTCCTCGAGCGCCCGGTTGCACATGGCGCATAGAAGGCCCCTGACCAGGCCCGTTTCGTGGTCGTGGTCGACCGCGGCGCCCGGGTAGTGGCCGCACAGATGGCAGTCGGAGCCGATCGTGTCGACGAGCGCGGCGCGCAGCCTGCGGATGGAGGCCGTACGCGCGGGCGGCGGCGGCCACAGGTGCAGCGTCATGTAGTGGCCGGCGACGCAGCGGTCGCGGCGGACGATGGTGCCGGGGTCGGTGCCCGGGCCGGTCGGGCGTACGGTCCAGGCGGTGTCGGCGGAGCCCCAGATGATCTCGCCGTCGTCGCGTCCCCCGGTCCACTTCCGCGGGCCGTCTCCCGTCTCGACCCACGTGCAGCGCTGCCGGTGGCTCCAGACGTCGACGGCATCGGCGTCGGCGTCGCAGCAGAGCACGCGGCCGGCGCGGACGAGGTGGTGACGGCCGTCGTCGCCGGGGACGGCGAGCGCCCGGCCGGGCGGCCCGGGCGGAGGCGCCGGCAGGCGGCAGGGGCGGTCCGCGGAGTCGATGACGAGCTGCTCGACGAACGGCAGCCCGCGGAAGGACCAGCGCCACAGCAGCTTCGCGCGCCGGTAGGGGGACAGGTCGTCCAGGTTGGGCATGGGGGGATCGTGCCGTACGGCACTGACACCCGGTCCGAGACCGCCCGGGGCCGGGCGGGGGCGCCGCCCGGCCCGGCCTCGCTGGGGCTGCTCAGTACGAGGCGAATCCGAAGAACAGCCAGCCGCGGTGCTCGAGCGGTCCGCCGCCCTCGACGGGTATCTCGAGCTCCCCACCGATCACGTAGTCGGTGCGGGGGTGCCTCTTGTAGACGCCCTGGATGTAGACGCCTTGGGTGCTGGGCACCTGGCTCTCCCCCTCACGGAGGACCCCGGCCTGCTCCAGGGCCGCGGTCGCGGCCTCCTTCGTGGTCTTGAATCCGCGGCCGTGGTTGGCTCGTTCGGGGATGGTGACGCGGACGGTGCGGCGGTCGGTGTGGACGGGGATGGCGCCTGCGGGGCCCCACTTGTCGGCGAGTTCGTCGTCCGACTCGCTGAGCTTGGCTGCCAGCTTCTCGGCCTCGTTCAGCGTCATCGGCGTCTCGGTGACGACCTTGTATTCGTCCTTCTCGGCGATGGTGCCGGTGTATCCGCCGTGGCCGCTTTCGTACTCGGCGTGCTCGACGGCGTCGCGGAAGGCTTGCTTGACGTCGGTTCCGTCGTGGTAGGCGGTGAAGTACTCGGCGCCCATTCGATCCCCCTCTTTCGCAGTGTTCCCTACCTCCCAACTATACAACGTAGCGCCGTAAAGTCCGAGCGGGTTGGGGGGTCAATTGCCGTTGCCATCAGGGGTTTTGCCGCCGTAGCGTCGTGCCCGTAGCCGCCGCTCCGCGGAGCGGTTGGAAGTAGGCCCAGGGTTCCCGCCGGACGGCGGGACCCTGGGCCCGCGCCTCGTGCGGCAGAGGCGAATCTCCCGGTTTCCCCTCCCCCGGCGATCTTCGAGTGCGATTCTGCGCGGATGAGACGTTTACCTGGGGTGGGGATCGTCGCAGCCGGCGCGGTGGCGGCGATGGTGGTGATGTCCGGCTGTTCCGACGGCGGCACGAGCGAGGCCGGGAAGGCGGGGACGGCGTCCGCGGCGGGCACGGCCGCGGCGTCCAGCAGCCCGCCGGCCGCGGCGACGCCGGAGGAGAAGTTCAACGAACTGGTGCAAGGCACCAGCTACTACTTCGAGGGGCAGGGCACCGGGTCGTCCGCGGACGCGATGAAGCGGTACTGCGACCTCCTCGGCGAGAAGGAGCTCGACGGCGTCCCGCCGGCGCAGTGGCTGGCGGAGAGGGAGCTGACCAAGCAGGACGGGGAGACGGTCCTCGAGGAGGGAGTCACCGAGTTCTGCCCGGCGCAGGCCAAGACGCTGAAGGCGGCCGTGGAGGGCACGTACGAGCGGTGGTTCGCCGACGGCACGTACGAGGTGGGCTCGGGGGCCGGGCAGATGCCGGCGGGCGCGTACCGCACGACCGGGGCGCTGCGCGAGTGCTACTGGGAGCGCACATCGCGGTCGGGGAAGGTGCTCGACAACGCGTTCGCGACGTCGGCGCAGGAGGTGCGGGTGACGGTGCGGTCCGGGGACGGGCAGTTCACGACGCGCAGCTGCGGGTCGTGGCAGCCGGTGAAGTAGCGGTCCACACGCACCGGGGCCCCGCCGCGCCGCGGGAGGCGCTGCGGGGCCCCGGGCCTTCGCGGCTCACGCGAAGGTGTTGTAGAAGTGGCTGGCAATGTCCGAGAGGTAGTCGGCGGCGTCCTGCCGGGCGTCCGCGTCGGTGATGTCCTTCAGCGGGAACTTGTCCGGGCTGTGCGGGTGCGGGTGCGGGGTCAGGCCGTCACCGGTGCACATCACCGTGCCGGTCAGGAGGTAGTCGCCGACGTGCAGGCCGGTGAGCCGGTAGCCGCTGGTGTCGCCCGGCCTGCCGAGGCTGATGGTGACCGCCAGCCGGTCGGGCTGGCCGAAGTAGCCGGGCATCACGTGGATGGTGTCGTCGTCGAAGGTGTACAGGGCGTGGCCCAGGTCCTTGAAGTAGCTGATCCGGGCGGTGGTGCCGTCGGCGAAGGTGACGCTGGTCAGCATGGTCGTTCCCCTTGTGGTCGGTGGTTCTCGCTACCCCCACACCTTACAACGCAGAGTTGTAAGGTGTGAAGTCGGTTCGCCGATCTTCCTCGCGCCAACACCCCTCCGTGACACCGGAGTTGGCGGCTCAGGCCATGAGGAGCTTGTCGTTGTCGAACGGGCGGGTGAAGTCGTCGTCGGGGTGGGTGCCGACATGCCCGTGAGGGCCACCCCACTCGTTGCCGCGGTGGGTGCCGCGCCTGTTGAGGCGGCGTATGCAGGTGTAGCCGTCGGTACTCATGAGCCCGCACTGGCCCTCGGGGGCGAGCGGGTTGCGGAAGGGCTCCTGGGGGCGCGCCGGGGTGATGCCGGCGTCCGCGAGGGCCTGGAGGTACTCCCCGACGGCCTCGCCGGTCAGTTCGGCGGAACGGTCCTGTTCGAGCTGGGTCAGGACGGCGGTGCCGGGCCCGGAGCAGTCGCTGCTGCGGGCGTCGCGGACCGTACCGCAGGAGGACCAGCCAGAGCCGATGGTGACGGTGGCACCGCAGTCGCGGCAGGTGCCCTCGAAGGCCAGCGCGTGGTCGAGGGTCGGGCGGGGGACCTGCTTCCAGGTGAGGGTGTGGCCGCGGTCGGCGACCTGGGTGTTCATGTCCTGCTTGGCGAGGGTCCACCAGCGCTGCGCCATCTCCGTCTCCCGCTCTCGTCGACGACCCCGGAGGGATGACCACCCCTCAACCATACAACGCATCATTGTATGGTGTGAAGGGGTTCGCCCATCTTCCTCAGTGGCGCGCCCGCCGTAACGGCCGGCGCGGGCCGCTCCGAGGTCATCGCCGGGTGATGTGCACGTGGTGCGGCAGACCCCAGTGCAGGGCCAGCGCGACCACCGCCTGGTCGACGGTCCTGGTCGGCTTCACCGACTGCCCCGTGGACGAGGTGATCTTGCAGCCGATGTAGCCGGTGTGCGCCCAGCACCGCTGGACCAGGCCGCCGACGCCGTGCGCGGGGAAGGTCACCCGGTCGGTGAAGTCCTGCACCTCGCCGTACGGTTCGACGAGGGCCTCGGTGGGCGGCAGTTCGAGGGTGGCGACGACGCCGCAGCGCCCGGGCCGCACCGTGAAGCCGACGGCCTCGAGGCGGCGGGTCCACTCGGCCTTGTTGGCGGCGTGTTCATCGATCCGCTTGCGGGACTGGTCGCACCGGCCGGCGTGGTGGTGGATGGCGCCGATGGTGTGCGGCGTCTCGTTCGGCGCGTACAGCGGCCGGCCGGGGGCGTCCTCGAGGGCGAGGCGGGCGAGGCGCTGCAGGTACATCTTCGGCCGGACGCCCTCCTCGGCCGGCAGGAGCAGCGCCTGCCCTCCTTCGCCCGCCGGGGCCTGTCCCCCGGCGGGCACGGAGTCGGTCATCGGTCGGTCCCGTCCGCCGGGGCGGCGGTGAGCAGCTGGAGGGCCTGCTTGGCCGACAAGTGGCCCATCTGGGCGCAGACTTCGGCCCGGATCCGGTCGGCTTCCTCGGTGAAGCCGTGCTCGGCGAGGAGGTCGGCGGCGTGGCTGCCGTGCATGCCGCGGCGCTGCGCCATCGCCGCGCGGATCAGCGCGACGGGGTCCTTGGGCGCCTCGTCGCCGGACGCAGCGGAGGTCCTCGCGGTACGGCGGCGAGCGCGGGCGGGTGCCTTCTCCCAGGCGGGCTGGCACTGCTCGACGTGCCCGGTGGCCTTGTCGCCGTTGTCCCTCTTGGCGAAGTGGTTCTCCCAGAAGGTGACCCGGGCGCGGGCCGAGCCGATCTTGTCGTAGGGGCCTTCGTACGCGGTGAACACGCTTCCGTCCGCGTAGGACTTGATGATGACTGCGCGGTAGACCTTGGCGTCCGGTGCCATGCCGATGTCGCGTGCCACTTGTCAGGTGCTCCTTCCCGAGGGGCGGTTGCTGTCGCGCCGCATGTCGCGGCCGGTGATGACGGAGAGCTTGTGACGGCCGCAGCCCTGGCAGTGGGTGACGCCGACGAAGGAGTCCCAGAGGGGGTCGGCGGTCAGCAGCCAGGCCGGGTCGCTGGAGAAGCCGGGCCTCCAGAAGGCGCCGCAGACGCACTGCCGCCGCATCGCGGGCGGCGGGCCGGTGCGGCGGCGCCGGAAGGGGATCACGTTGTCCGGGAGGTCGTCGTCGGCCA
The genomic region above belongs to Streptomyces sp. NA02950 and contains:
- a CDS encoding endonuclease domain-containing protein, producing MPNLDDLSPYRRAKLLWRWSFRGLPFVEQLVIDSADRPCRLPAPPPGPPGRALAVPGDDGRHHLVRAGRVLCCDADADAVDVWSHRQRCTWVETGDGPRKWTGGRDDGEIIWGSADTAWTVRPTGPGTDPGTIVRRDRCVAGHYMTLHLWPPPPARTASIRRLRAALVDTIGSDCHLCGHYPGAAVDHDHETGLVRGLLCAMCNRALEECPHAGGCPKADYQLAPPAAGLGLIYPASEEWRPKESTRQRKIEELGFDPFEGLATRRAPG